From Longimicrobium sp.:
AAAGGCCCGAAGTCCGCCTTCGCGGACTGCATGCGAACTCGAATGCGCCGAGCCGACCGGAGCGCACCCGGCTGGCTCCCTTCCCCCGCGCAGTTTGCGGGGGAAGGGCTGGGGATGGGGGGCGCGGGGGACTGCACCGGCCGCCCTCCCATGGCCCCAGAGCCGGTAACAGGCCCAGCCCACGCACCGCCACTACTAACACGTGCAGGATTTTACGCTTGACGATATCCGTTGCAACGTATATAATGTAGTTGAGCATCATCATGCACTAAACGACAGGAGCCGAACATGGCCATCAACGGAACCAGCATCCTCCCGCAGCGCGTGAGCGCCGCCCTCGCCGTTCTGCGCGTGATCGTTGGCATCATCTTCGTGGCGCACGGCGCGCAGAAGCTGTTCACCTACGGCCTGGCGGGCGTTTCCGGCTCGTTCGCCGGCATGGGCATTCCGCTGCCGGGCATCACCGGACCCGCGGTCGCCTTCCTGGAGTTCTTCGGCGGCATCGCGCTGATCCTGGGCCTGCTGACCCGGCTGGCGGCCTTGGGGCTGGCCATCAACATGCTGGGCGCCATCTTCATGGTGCACCTGGCGGCGGGCTTCTTCATGCCGCAGGGCTACGAGTTTGCGCTCGCGCTGTTCGGCGGCTCGGTCGCGCTGGCGCTGGCCGGTGCCGGTGAGTACTCGGTGGATTCGGTGATCGCGCGCCGCCGCGGCGGCGCCACCGGCCGCGTCTGAGCACTCCTCCTCTTTTCGCGAGGACACGCACGATGACCATCACCGATCGCGCCGCGGCCAGCGGCGAGCAGGGCGTGGCGCCCGCCGGGTTCCGTCTTCCGGCCGCCACGCGGCTGGGCCGGGTGCGCCTGCAGGTGGCCGACCTGGCGCGGTCGCTGGCCTGGTACGGCGACGTCCTGGGACTGCGGGTGGTGCACCGCGCCGACGGGCAGGCCACGCTGGCCGCCCACGGCGACGACCGTCCGCTGGTTGAGCTGCACGAACGTGCCGGCGCGGCGCCCGCTCCGCATCGCGGACGGCTGGGGCTGTACCACTTCGCCATCCTGCTGCCGGACCGCGCCGCGCTGGGCCGCTTCGTCGCCCACCTCGCGGAGATCGGCGAGCGCGCCGGGGCGTCCGACCACCTGGTGAGCGAGGCGCTGTACCTGAACGATCCCGACGGACTGGGGATCGAGGTGTACGCCGACCGTCCGCGCGGCAGCTGGGTGTGGCAGAACGGGCAGCTGGCGATGGATACGCGTCCGCTGAACCTGGAGAGCCTGGTCCGCGCCGCGGACGGCCAGCGGTGGACGGGCATGCCGGCCGGCACCGTCATCGGG
This genomic window contains:
- a CDS encoding DoxX family protein, which translates into the protein MAINGTSILPQRVSAALAVLRVIVGIIFVAHGAQKLFTYGLAGVSGSFAGMGIPLPGITGPAVAFLEFFGGIALILGLLTRLAALGLAINMLGAIFMVHLAAGFFMPQGYEFALALFGGSVALALAGAGEYSVDSVIARRRGGATGRV
- a CDS encoding VOC family protein — its product is MTITDRAAASGEQGVAPAGFRLPAATRLGRVRLQVADLARSLAWYGDVLGLRVVHRADGQATLAAHGDDRPLVELHERAGAAPAPHRGRLGLYHFAILLPDRAALGRFVAHLAEIGERAGASDHLVSEALYLNDPDGLGIEVYADRPRGSWVWQNGQLAMDTRPLNLESLVRAADGQRWTGMPAGTVIGHVHLHIGTIDEAAAFYHAALGFDKVVWSYPGALFLSAGGYHHHLGLNTWAGAGARPAGENDARLLSWEIIVPASDDADAAAASLRSAGYTTDRMDGGWRSADPWGTELHLLADA